One Cydia fagiglandana chromosome 11, ilCydFagi1.1, whole genome shotgun sequence genomic region harbors:
- the LOC134668879 gene encoding ethanolamine-phosphate cytidylyltransferase isoform X2 → MSASNGEKKQIRVWCDGCYDMVHFGHANSLRQAKALGDVLIVGVHTDEEIAKHKGPPVFTQEERYKMVKAIKWVDQVVEGAPYVTTLETLDKYQCDFCVHGDDITVTADGIDTYHLVKKAGRYREVQRTAGVSTTDLVGRMLLLTREHFKGDKEYSVALEHSSNLGTDRTARSPYTGCSQFLPTTQKIIQFSSGLSPKPTDKVVYVAGAFDLFHVGHLDFLAAAREQGDFIIVGLHTDLEVNRYKGSNYPIMNLHERVLSVLACKYVHEVVIGAPYSVTAELMDHFRVQVVCHGDTAIARDADGADPYAVPKRRGCFKIIKSGNSMTTEDIVQRIISHRLEFEMRNTRKEVKEIAVMKAIQSDHLKQNGTCLQQES, encoded by the exons ATGAGTGCCTCCAATGGAGAAAAGAAACAAATTCGTGTGTGGTGTGATGGGTG TTACGACATGGTGCATTTTGGTCATGCAAACTCCTTACGACAAGCGAAAGCACTCGGCGATGTGCTAATAGTCGGAGTGCACACAGATGAAGAAATTGCAAAACATAAAGGACCCCCTGTTTTTACACAGGAGGAGCGGTACAAGATGGTGAAAGCTATTAAATGGGTTGACCAGGTCGTTGAGGGAGCACCCTACGTCACAACCCTTGAGACACTGGACAAATATCAGTGTGACTTCTGTGTACATGGAG atGACATCACAGTAACTGCAGATGGAATTGATACATATCATTTGGTCAAAAAAGCGGGCAGATATAG AGAGGTGCAAAGAACTGCCGGAGTATCAACGACGGATCTGGTGGGGCGGATGTTGCTGCTCACCAGAGAACATTTCaa AGGTGACAAAGAGTACTCCGTGGCGTTGGAGCACTCTTCAAATCTCGGGACAGACCGCACGGCGCGGTCACCTTACACTGGGTGCTCGCAGTTCCTGCCTACTACGCAGAAGATCATACAATTCAGTAGTGGTCTCTCACCGAAGCCTACAGATAAG GTGGTGTACGTAGCGGGCGCCTTCGACCTGTTCCACGTGGGGCACCTGGACTTCctggcggcggcgcgcgagcAGGGCGACTTCATCATAGTGGGGCTCCACACCGACCTCGAGGTCAACCGCTACAAGGGCTCCAACTACCCCATCATGAACCTGCACGAGCGGGTTTTATCCGTGCTTGCTTGCAAG TACGTTCACGAGGTGGTAATCGGTGCGCCGTACTCGGTGACGGCGGAGCTGATGGACCACTTCAGGGTGCAGGTGGTGTGCCACGGCGACACCGCCATCGCGCGCGACGCGGACGGCGCCGACCCCTACGCCGTGCCCAAGCGGCGAGGCTGCTTTAAG ATTATCAAATCCGGCAACTCCATGACAACAGAAGACATCGTGCAACGAATAATCAGCCACCGACTCGAGTTCGAGATGAGAAATACGCGCAAAGAGGTCAAGGAAATCGCCGTCATGAAGGCCATACAGAGCGACCACCTCAAGCAGAACGGCACGTGCTTACAACAGGAGAGTTAG
- the LOC134668879 gene encoding ethanolamine-phosphate cytidylyltransferase isoform X1, whose translation MSASNGEKKQIRVWCDGCYDMVHFGHANSLRQAKALGDVLIVGVHTDEEIAKHKGPPVFTQEERYKMVKAIKWVDQVVEGAPYVTTLETLDKYQCDFCVHGDDITVTADGIDTYHLVKKAGRYREVQRTAGVSTTDLVGRMLLLTREHFKRGDKEYSVALEHSSNLGTDRTARSPYTGCSQFLPTTQKIIQFSSGLSPKPTDKVVYVAGAFDLFHVGHLDFLAAAREQGDFIIVGLHTDLEVNRYKGSNYPIMNLHERVLSVLACKYVHEVVIGAPYSVTAELMDHFRVQVVCHGDTAIARDADGADPYAVPKRRGCFKIIKSGNSMTTEDIVQRIISHRLEFEMRNTRKEVKEIAVMKAIQSDHLKQNGTCLQQES comes from the exons ATGAGTGCCTCCAATGGAGAAAAGAAACAAATTCGTGTGTGGTGTGATGGGTG TTACGACATGGTGCATTTTGGTCATGCAAACTCCTTACGACAAGCGAAAGCACTCGGCGATGTGCTAATAGTCGGAGTGCACACAGATGAAGAAATTGCAAAACATAAAGGACCCCCTGTTTTTACACAGGAGGAGCGGTACAAGATGGTGAAAGCTATTAAATGGGTTGACCAGGTCGTTGAGGGAGCACCCTACGTCACAACCCTTGAGACACTGGACAAATATCAGTGTGACTTCTGTGTACATGGAG atGACATCACAGTAACTGCAGATGGAATTGATACATATCATTTGGTCAAAAAAGCGGGCAGATATAG AGAGGTGCAAAGAACTGCCGGAGTATCAACGACGGATCTGGTGGGGCGGATGTTGCTGCTCACCAGAGAACATTTCaa GAGAGGTGACAAAGAGTACTCCGTGGCGTTGGAGCACTCTTCAAATCTCGGGACAGACCGCACGGCGCGGTCACCTTACACTGGGTGCTCGCAGTTCCTGCCTACTACGCAGAAGATCATACAATTCAGTAGTGGTCTCTCACCGAAGCCTACAGATAAG GTGGTGTACGTAGCGGGCGCCTTCGACCTGTTCCACGTGGGGCACCTGGACTTCctggcggcggcgcgcgagcAGGGCGACTTCATCATAGTGGGGCTCCACACCGACCTCGAGGTCAACCGCTACAAGGGCTCCAACTACCCCATCATGAACCTGCACGAGCGGGTTTTATCCGTGCTTGCTTGCAAG TACGTTCACGAGGTGGTAATCGGTGCGCCGTACTCGGTGACGGCGGAGCTGATGGACCACTTCAGGGTGCAGGTGGTGTGCCACGGCGACACCGCCATCGCGCGCGACGCGGACGGCGCCGACCCCTACGCCGTGCCCAAGCGGCGAGGCTGCTTTAAG ATTATCAAATCCGGCAACTCCATGACAACAGAAGACATCGTGCAACGAATAATCAGCCACCGACTCGAGTTCGAGATGAGAAATACGCGCAAAGAGGTCAAGGAAATCGCCGTCATGAAGGCCATACAGAGCGACCACCTCAAGCAGAACGGCACGTGCTTACAACAGGAGAGTTAG